The following proteins are encoded in a genomic region of Leishmania mexicana MHOM/GT/2001/U1103 complete genome, chromosome 25:
- a CDS encoding DNAj-like protein: MRGRRTTRVVAALLVLVWVAALVAEVPVHMVSAADPRDEDAKAVDAVLRLPEDDFYAVLGLGEAREDATERDIKNAFRRLSMKYHPDVAAGDQDSYRLVYQRVQRAYEILGDRRKRKIYDILGIDGVARLEKPQQQQQQMNPFFAFLGVGQQAEAERGKDMELLMVVPLEDIYRGAAHTSRFAKRKICRACKGTGARSSEDVVKCPHCQGRGRLVQRVQIAPGFVQQMEQVCPRCQGKGTHVAHVCPVCRGKMVLPGEAVLSVDIEEGLPEGHVLKYELEADQAPGQVPGDVLLTVVSALHPVFHRSGNDLYANVSITLKEALLGFEKALTHLDGHNVALHWDGVMQNTQQVRIAGEGMPRHHVPSERGDLYITYNVLLPEALTAEQRALFQEHFA; encoded by the coding sequence ATGCGAGGCCGGCGCACGACacgggtggtggcggcattGCTGGTCCTGGTGTGGGTGGCGGCCCTCGTTGCGGAGGTACCGGTGCACATGGTGAGTGCTGCAGATCCGCGTGACGAGGACGCGAAGGCCGTCGATGCCGTGCTACGACTGCCGGAGGACGACTTCTACGCCGTGCTCGGTCTTGGTGAGGCGCGGGAGGACGCCACCGAGCGCGATATCAAGAATGCATTTCGGCGGCTTTCAATGAAGTACCACCCCGATGTCGCCGCTGGCGATCAGGACTCGTACCGCCTCGTGTACCAGCGAGTGCAGCGCGCATACGAAATCCTCGGTGACCGCCGCAAGCGCAAGATCTACGACATTCTTGGCATCGATGGTGTGGCGAGGCTGGAGaaaccgcagcagcagcagcagcagatgaaccccttcttcgcctttttAGGTGTTGGCCAGCAGGCCGAAGCGGAACGCGGCAAGGATATGGAGCTGCtgatggtggtgccgctCGAGGACATCtaccgcggcgctgcccacACGTCCAGGTTTGCCAAGCGCAAGATCTGCCGGGCGTGCAAGGGCAccggcgcgcgcagcagcgaggacgtGGTGAAGTGTCCACACTGCCAGGGCCGCGGTCGCCTGGTGCAGCGAGTGCAGATTGCGCCCGGCTTTGTGCAGCAGATGGAGCAGGTCTGCCCGCGCTGCCAGGGCAAGGGTACGCATGTGGCGCACGTGTGTCCGGTGTGCCGTGGCAAGATGGTCCTCCCTggagaggcggtgctgagcgTGGACATCGAGGAGGGTTTGCCGGAAGGTCACGTGCTGAAGTACGAGTTAGAGGCGGACCAGGCACCCGGTCAGGTGCCCGGCGACGTGCTGCTGACGGTGGTCAGCGCGCTGCATCCGGTGTTCCATCGCAGCGGCAACGACCTCTACGCAAACGTGAGCATCacgctgaaggaggcgctgctgggctTCGAAAAAGCCCTCACACACCTGGATGGACACAATGTGGCGCTGCACTGGGACGGTGTAATGCAGAACACGCAGCAGGTACGCATAGCAGGGGAAGGCATGCCGCGGCATCACGTGCCATCTGAGCGGGGCGACCTCTATATCACTTATaatgtgctgctgcccgaAGCGTTGACGGCAGAGCAGCGTGCGCTCTTCCAGGAGCACTTTGCCTAG